One Echinicola strongylocentroti DNA window includes the following coding sequences:
- a CDS encoding SusC/RagA family TonB-linked outer membrane protein, which produces MKVKFLPIMGCLLIGNMGWANVQQQKALSYNYQIENTSPTAIKKVSLTSLLKMVEKKYDVSFLYKDELSHEAILGDATLLDGLSFGEALKMINSKNPDLEFNRIKADFYTVKLKETKTGLPLAAGRRPENATSKASKSIARNISGTVSTSDGETLPGVSIMIKGTTKGTVTDLDGGFTLSAPDGQVTLVISFVGYKKKEVVVPAGESTVEVVMDNDVQSLDEVVVVAYGEQTKASFTGAAVDVKMDKVQGAPRASFQESLQGNIAGVQSAASSGQPGYAPNIRIRGVGSINASSDPLYVVDGIPVVAGNISQIATSSNTIAGLNPNDIASMTVLKDASATSIYGSRGANGVILITTKQGKSGKTKFDVSMQRGTSQVLLDDRNKPLSTPELAELLVESRVNNGDTPQEAEDYIYSRIDESINTNWFDVISRDGTYQQYYISASGGNEKTNFYSSIGYYDQEAPIIGIDYEKLNAKVNVRHAATEKLTLDFGLAANTQLMHTNSEAGSANNPVRSMFREVPWEPVYNEDGSYNTDILLTYNPVGLVNENIRETRLYNALGNVGLKYDIMDNFSFETKANLDFNLADEFRYDNPYFGEGRNDGGRGRAYTNIVVNWNVTNLLKYRWAIDDNNSIAFTLGQEAQKISANSVYAYASNYGAPGLTTLANASVFKDASSEKTASSITSFFLSANYSFSDKYYFNVTGRRDGSSRFGSSVRYANFGSVGLGWNIHREEFFDVGFVDELKLRGSYGINGNQGIGDFESRGLYNTGNDYNGLPGYAYSQQSNPYLTWEKNKPLNIGLDFRIFERLSGTVEYYNRMTSDLLLNVPISGTNGITSYMANIGEMQNRGLEFSLSSVNIQQPDGLQWTTDFNLTTNKNEVVTLKDGEDIVDGQYIRREGADFYTFYMPGYAGVDPDNGDALWYTDASESETTNDYGNADPYEHGNASPKFFAGLNNTFNYKGFGLSFLFYLNYGNKVYDYWGRYLASDGSAQLNDRGNMSRKIYERRWQEPGDMTDVPKVVWGNTQSGSSSQHSTRFLYDGTYIRLRDVTLSYNLPNSLLSKLKINNARIYLRGNNVWTWVKDKNLESDPEVGIAGMTDLRIPTSRQYLLGIDFSF; this is translated from the coding sequence ATGAAAGTAAAGTTTTTACCGATTATGGGCTGCCTTTTGATTGGGAACATGGGTTGGGCCAATGTGCAACAGCAGAAGGCCCTTTCCTATAACTACCAAATCGAAAATACCAGCCCCACAGCTATAAAGAAGGTCAGTTTGACAAGCCTTCTCAAGATGGTAGAGAAAAAATATGACGTGTCCTTTCTCTATAAAGATGAACTTAGCCATGAGGCCATTCTTGGTGATGCCACATTGCTCGATGGATTGTCCTTCGGGGAGGCGCTAAAAATGATCAACAGTAAAAATCCCGACCTGGAATTTAACCGTATAAAAGCTGATTTTTATACGGTTAAGCTAAAGGAAACCAAAACGGGATTGCCACTGGCAGCTGGACGGAGACCTGAGAATGCTACGTCCAAAGCTTCCAAAAGCATCGCCAGGAATATTTCCGGTACTGTAAGTACAAGCGACGGAGAAACACTGCCGGGTGTCAGTATCATGATCAAAGGCACCACCAAAGGCACCGTTACCGATCTGGACGGAGGTTTTACGCTTAGTGCTCCGGATGGCCAGGTGACCTTGGTGATCTCCTTCGTGGGGTATAAGAAAAAGGAAGTGGTCGTTCCTGCAGGAGAATCCACCGTGGAGGTGGTCATGGACAATGACGTCCAATCGCTGGATGAAGTGGTGGTGGTCGCCTATGGAGAGCAGACCAAAGCCTCCTTTACCGGTGCAGCGGTGGACGTGAAAATGGACAAAGTACAGGGTGCTCCCCGTGCATCATTTCAGGAGAGTTTGCAGGGAAATATAGCGGGGGTACAGTCTGCCGCTTCTTCAGGCCAGCCAGGTTATGCACCAAACATCCGCATCAGGGGTGTAGGCTCCATCAATGCGAGCTCGGATCCCTTGTATGTGGTCGATGGAATTCCTGTGGTAGCGGGAAATATTTCCCAGATTGCTACAAGTTCCAATACCATTGCCGGCTTAAATCCCAATGATATTGCTTCAATGACGGTGCTGAAGGATGCTTCTGCCACTTCGATCTATGGATCCAGGGGGGCAAATGGCGTGATCCTTATTACCACCAAGCAAGGGAAGTCTGGAAAGACAAAGTTTGACGTGAGCATGCAGCGCGGTACCAGTCAAGTGCTGCTGGATGATCGCAATAAGCCATTGTCTACCCCAGAGCTGGCAGAGCTATTGGTAGAATCCAGGGTAAACAATGGGGATACGCCGCAAGAAGCCGAAGACTATATCTATAGCCGAATAGATGAAAGTATCAATACCAATTGGTTTGATGTCATTTCCCGGGACGGAACTTACCAGCAATATTATATCAGTGCATCCGGCGGGAATGAGAAGACCAATTTTTATTCTTCCATTGGCTATTATGATCAGGAGGCACCTATCATTGGTATTGATTATGAAAAGCTCAATGCAAAAGTGAATGTGCGCCATGCAGCCACTGAAAAGCTCACGCTGGACTTCGGATTGGCGGCCAATACGCAGCTGATGCATACCAATAGTGAAGCAGGAAGCGCCAATAATCCGGTGAGAAGTATGTTCAGGGAAGTACCTTGGGAGCCCGTTTACAATGAAGACGGTAGCTATAATACGGACATCTTATTGACCTATAACCCTGTAGGGCTGGTCAATGAAAATATCAGGGAGACCAGATTATACAATGCGTTGGGAAATGTGGGGCTGAAGTACGACATCATGGATAATTTTTCCTTCGAGACGAAAGCTAATTTAGATTTTAACTTAGCGGATGAATTTCGGTATGATAACCCATACTTTGGCGAAGGACGTAATGATGGAGGCCGTGGTCGTGCCTATACCAATATTGTGGTCAACTGGAATGTTACCAACCTCCTGAAATACCGTTGGGCGATAGATGATAATAACAGCATTGCCTTTACCTTGGGGCAAGAAGCGCAGAAGATTTCTGCCAATTCGGTGTATGCATACGCCAGTAATTACGGTGCCCCAGGCTTGACCACACTGGCCAATGCCTCTGTTTTTAAAGATGCTTCCTCGGAAAAAACCGCTTCTTCCATTACCTCATTTTTCCTAAGCGCTAATTATTCGTTCTCTGACAAATATTACTTTAACGTAACAGGAAGACGGGATGGGTCGTCGCGTTTTGGTTCGTCTGTCCGATATGCAAATTTCGGCTCAGTGGGACTTGGATGGAATATCCATAGAGAAGAATTTTTCGATGTGGGTTTTGTGGATGAGCTGAAGCTCCGTGGGAGTTACGGTATCAACGGTAACCAAGGAATAGGTGATTTTGAATCCCGAGGATTGTACAATACGGGGAATGATTATAATGGCCTCCCCGGATATGCTTATTCCCAACAGTCCAACCCTTACCTGACATGGGAAAAAAACAAGCCACTGAACATTGGTTTGGATTTCAGGATCTTTGAAAGGCTAAGTGGTACGGTCGAATATTATAACAGAATGACTTCTGACTTACTGCTAAATGTGCCGATTTCAGGAACAAATGGTATCACAAGTTACATGGCAAATATCGGAGAGATGCAAAACAGAGGTTTGGAGTTTAGCCTGAGTTCTGTGAATATCCAACAGCCCGATGGGTTGCAGTGGACGACCGATTTTAACTTGACCACCAATAAAAATGAAGTGGTAACGCTAAAGGATGGAGAAGATATCGTCGACGGACAATATATCCGTCGCGAAGGAGCTGACTTCTATACGTTCTACATGCCTGGTTATGCTGGGGTGGATCCAGACAACGGTGATGCACTCTGGTACACGGATGCATCCGAAAGTGAAACGACCAACGATTATGGAAATGCCGATCCGTACGAGCATGGAAATGCGTCGCCTAAGTTCTTTGCCGGATTGAACAACACCTTTAATTATAAAGGTTTTGGCCTGTCCTTCCTCTTTTACCTGAACTATGGCAATAAGGTCTATGACTACTGGGGCAGGTACCTGGCCAGTGATGGAAGTGCCCAGCTCAATGACCGAGGTAATATGAGCAGAAAAATCTATGAGCGGAGATGGCAAGAGCCCGGGGACATGACAGACGTGCCCAAAGTGGTATGGGGAAATACCCAGTCGGGAAGCTCCAGCCAGCATTCTACGCGCTTTCTGTATGATGGCACCTATATTCGTCTGAGGGATGTGACCCTTTCCTATAACCTTCCCAATTCACTGCTGAGCAAGTTGAAAATCAACAATGCGAGGATCTACCTTCGAGGCAATAATGTCTGGACTTGGGTGAAGGATAAAAATCTTGAGTCTGATCCAGAAGTGGGTATTGCGGGGATGACTGACTTGAGAATCCCTACATCCAGACAGTATTTGTTGGGCATTGACTTTTCATTCTAA
- a CDS encoding RagB/SusD family nutrient uptake outer membrane protein, translating to MKKLHLYMITGALTVGSMSSCSESFLEIDPEQSVSTNNVVTDVNTLQTALNGVYSKLQDDGYYGRSVYVIPELMADNLYLSLRNTGRYLDYHNFIVREQDSYAEDLWNTSYEVAINATRAIQGGEALEVSGDQQNTANQFIGEAYALRALGHFDLTRFFAQPYNFTSDASHLGVPVIASIGDDPISPARNTVKEDFDLIIADLNQAISMMSSGSANGTFSVNAAKALLSRVYLYTGQYDLAAQHATEVIDSGDYELMSAANYSTIWAPDYNSEIIFEIVNTLADNAGTNGLGHFFAEEGYADALVTEELFGLYADSDARKTAIVRKPKNGAEDDALFVMKFPQGALQDDNVKILRLAELYLIRAEAYAKTNQPALALEDLNTIRQTRDPEAAPVAASGDELLGNILEERRKELAFEGHRLFDLNRNKMDVTIDQGEEVIEASYPNDRFILPIPLSELNANPNIAPQNDGY from the coding sequence ATGAAAAAATTACATTTATATATGATCACAGGAGCGCTCACGGTGGGAAGTATGTCTTCTTGCAGCGAGTCCTTTCTTGAGATTGATCCAGAGCAAAGTGTGTCCACCAATAACGTGGTGACCGATGTCAATACCCTTCAGACGGCCCTTAACGGGGTTTATAGCAAACTGCAGGATGATGGGTACTACGGCAGGTCGGTATATGTGATCCCAGAACTAATGGCGGATAATCTTTACCTAAGCCTTAGGAATACGGGAAGGTACTTGGATTACCATAATTTCATCGTTCGTGAGCAGGATTCCTATGCAGAGGACCTCTGGAATACTTCCTATGAAGTAGCGATCAATGCCACTCGTGCCATTCAGGGTGGAGAGGCCTTGGAGGTGTCCGGCGATCAGCAGAATACTGCCAACCAATTTATCGGAGAGGCATATGCCTTGAGGGCTTTGGGGCATTTTGACTTGACCAGGTTCTTTGCCCAGCCGTATAATTTTACAAGTGATGCCAGCCACCTTGGTGTGCCGGTAATTGCCAGCATCGGAGATGATCCGATCTCTCCGGCAAGAAACACGGTAAAAGAGGATTTTGACCTGATCATTGCCGACTTGAACCAAGCCATCAGCATGATGAGCAGTGGAAGTGCCAATGGAACATTTTCTGTCAATGCTGCCAAGGCTTTGCTTTCCAGGGTGTACCTTTATACAGGACAATATGACCTGGCCGCCCAGCATGCCACCGAGGTGATCGATAGTGGCGATTATGAGCTAATGTCAGCCGCCAATTACAGCACCATATGGGCGCCGGATTACAATTCTGAAATCATCTTCGAAATCGTCAATACCTTGGCCGATAATGCGGGAACCAACGGATTGGGACATTTCTTTGCTGAGGAAGGTTATGCGGATGCCTTGGTTACAGAAGAGCTGTTTGGACTGTATGCTGATTCTGATGCACGGAAAACGGCCATTGTCCGAAAGCCTAAAAATGGGGCAGAAGATGATGCCTTGTTTGTGATGAAATTTCCCCAAGGAGCTTTGCAGGATGACAATGTAAAGATCCTTCGGTTGGCAGAGCTGTACCTGATCAGAGCGGAGGCCTATGCGAAAACCAATCAGCCTGCCCTCGCACTTGAAGACCTGAATACCATCCGGCAGACCAGGGATCCTGAAGCGGCTCCGGTAGCGGCCAGTGGGGATGAATTGCTTGGGAACATCTTGGAAGAACGCAGAAAGGAACTGGCTTTTGAAGGACATCGCTTGTTTGACCTCAATCGTAACAAGATGGATGTCACTATCGATCAGGGAGAAGAAGTCATCGAAGCTTCCTACCCGAATGACCGATTTATCCTGCCCATTCCATTGTCAGAGCTGAATGCAAACCCGAATATAGCACCTCAAAACGATGGTTATTGA
- a CDS encoding serine hydrolase domain-containing protein translates to MEQRIIDQLMKKKYISLLIVGLLSFTLACQRSKVVFEEGHPKAEKLDSLFHYLYAEDLFNGAVAVVDEGELIFKKAYGLANLEDSSAFETNTAMEVASVSKQFTASAIMRLAHEHKLSITDDIQAYLPDGFPYEGITIKHLLSHTSGMPDYTGYFIDHWPEDQLANNKDIVAYFIKHQPPVKFAPGTDYDYSNTGYVLLAEIVESASGMPLDTYLEDELFGSFGLEHAGFYQRAEIYGMSHYAPSFRWSADSCRYIRPEHLPGKAYYSFLSDRLGPGRLSLSVEDLLRWDRLLYTDDFLSEENKESMFTPVEYEGVDTDYGFGWHNYEDDQVGPVSYHTGSWAGNKSYIKRFRAVESTVILLNNTQSPYMTEIRNAVDAIVTERSLKPIHPSLKEQFTKLSCQQGFDVEGWLEGIDLQEYSFTAEELDEIKDTINH, encoded by the coding sequence ATGGAACAAAGAATAATAGACCAATTGATGAAAAAGAAATACATAAGCTTGCTGATAGTGGGGTTACTCTCGTTCACACTGGCATGCCAAAGGAGCAAAGTGGTTTTTGAAGAAGGCCATCCCAAGGCAGAAAAGTTGGACAGCCTATTTCACTATTTATATGCTGAAGACCTGTTTAATGGAGCCGTGGCGGTAGTGGATGAAGGGGAATTGATCTTCAAGAAGGCCTACGGACTGGCCAATCTGGAAGACAGCAGTGCTTTCGAGACCAACACTGCTATGGAGGTGGCTTCTGTTTCCAAGCAGTTTACTGCTTCGGCAATCATGCGCCTTGCCCACGAGCACAAGCTTTCCATAACAGATGATATCCAGGCCTACCTGCCTGATGGATTTCCCTATGAAGGCATTACCATCAAGCATCTCTTGAGCCATACTTCGGGCATGCCTGATTATACCGGGTATTTCATTGATCATTGGCCCGAAGATCAGCTCGCAAACAACAAGGACATCGTCGCTTATTTCATCAAGCATCAACCTCCTGTGAAATTCGCTCCGGGAACAGACTATGATTATAGCAATACCGGCTATGTGCTGCTAGCAGAAATAGTAGAAAGCGCATCTGGAATGCCACTGGACACCTATCTTGAAGATGAGCTTTTTGGGTCTTTTGGATTGGAGCATGCAGGGTTTTATCAGCGTGCTGAGATTTATGGTATGTCCCACTACGCACCCTCATTCAGGTGGTCTGCTGATTCGTGCAGATATATTCGACCGGAGCATCTGCCGGGCAAGGCCTATTATTCATTCCTTAGTGATCGACTGGGGCCGGGGAGGCTTTCATTGAGTGTGGAAGACCTTTTGCGCTGGGACCGGTTACTCTATACCGATGATTTTCTCTCAGAGGAAAATAAGGAATCCATGTTTACTCCCGTGGAATATGAAGGGGTGGATACCGATTATGGTTTTGGCTGGCACAATTATGAAGATGATCAAGTGGGGCCAGTGAGCTATCACACAGGAAGCTGGGCCGGTAACAAGAGCTATATCAAGCGGTTTAGAGCGGTGGAAAGCACTGTGATCCTCTTGAACAACACCCAAAGCCCTTACATGACGGAAATACGAAATGCCGTGGATGCCATAGTGACGGAGCGTTCATTGAAGCCGATTCACCCTTCCTTAAAGGAGCAATTTACCAAGCTTTCCTGTCAGCAGGGGTTTGATGTCGAAGGTTGGCTGGAGGGGATTGACCTGCAGGAGTATAGCTTTACGGCTGAAGAATTAGATGAAATTAAAGATACTATTAACCATTAA
- a CDS encoding glutamate racemase, which produces MLDRKTGICVLAIPFLISCGQGKVEEKVAEKTSDNLPIENAILEQQESFYYVDFAQYPAMDKGLPIGVFDSGTGGLTVLDAIVRYDDHQNENRSTGADGEPDFDKETFIYLADQANMPYGNYSSEGKTDLLVEHILKDTQFMLSNKYYKAANASDFSKDKSPIKTLVIACNTATAYGKELIDEFIEKAGINVHVIGVIDAGARGVLQVFGQSGEGSIGVMATVGTVASKGYENTILRIKEEQGYTGEIRIYNQGGHGIAEAVDEEPDFINHEASKPRDNYRGPSLDNPEFEIDKTLLDIYNFDFDHSKMLCDAKDTDDCTVLQLNDTENYVRYHLVSLMEKIRKDPEALPLKAIVLGCTHYPYLTSDIETVLEELYDYEKEGEFIYRDLMDKDVAIIDPAVRVAQELYVYLQENDLFNPAGDMHKSQFFISVPNTDNPKVSTDENGRFPYAYKYGRSAGEVQEYVKVVPFAPSNIPAETVDRLSGSIPATFQLIPALNSEEKVLSHHGE; this is translated from the coding sequence ATGTTAGACCGTAAAACAGGAATTTGCGTATTGGCCATTCCCTTTTTGATCAGTTGTGGTCAAGGAAAAGTGGAGGAAAAAGTAGCGGAAAAAACTTCCGATAATCTGCCGATAGAAAACGCCATTTTGGAGCAGCAAGAGAGTTTTTATTATGTGGACTTTGCACAGTACCCAGCAATGGACAAAGGGCTGCCAATAGGTGTCTTCGATTCCGGCACCGGAGGACTTACCGTCTTGGATGCGATCGTACGGTATGATGATCATCAGAATGAAAACAGGTCCACAGGAGCCGATGGGGAGCCTGACTTTGATAAGGAAACGTTTATTTATTTGGCCGATCAGGCCAATATGCCTTATGGGAATTATTCAAGTGAAGGCAAGACAGACTTGTTGGTGGAGCATATTCTCAAGGATACCCAGTTTATGCTTTCCAATAAATATTATAAAGCGGCCAATGCCAGTGACTTCAGCAAAGACAAGTCGCCGATCAAGACGCTTGTGATCGCCTGCAATACAGCAACAGCATATGGCAAAGAACTGATCGATGAGTTTATCGAAAAGGCAGGCATAAATGTCCATGTAATAGGTGTAATCGATGCTGGGGCGAGGGGAGTCCTGCAGGTTTTTGGCCAATCAGGGGAGGGATCCATTGGCGTGATGGCGACAGTGGGTACAGTAGCTTCCAAGGGCTATGAAAATACCATTTTGAGAATCAAAGAGGAGCAAGGATATACTGGGGAAATCCGTATATACAACCAAGGCGGGCATGGAATCGCAGAAGCCGTGGATGAGGAGCCGGACTTTATTAACCATGAGGCCAGCAAGCCAAGGGATAATTACAGGGGGCCTTCGCTGGACAACCCGGAGTTTGAAATTGACAAGACCTTATTGGATATCTATAATTTTGATTTTGACCATTCCAAAATGCTTTGCGATGCCAAGGATACGGATGATTGCACCGTGTTGCAGTTGAACGATACGGAAAATTATGTACGATATCACTTGGTTTCTTTAATGGAAAAAATCAGAAAAGATCCGGAAGCTTTACCACTGAAGGCCATAGTTTTAGGGTGTACACATTATCCTTACTTGACGTCTGATATCGAGACGGTCTTGGAGGAACTTTATGATTATGAAAAGGAAGGGGAATTTATTTATCGGGATTTGATGGATAAGGATGTCGCCATTATCGATCCGGCAGTCAGGGTAGCGCAGGAACTGTATGTTTACCTGCAAGAAAATGACCTTTTCAACCCCGCAGGTGATATGCATAAGAGCCAGTTTTTCATCAGTGTTCCCAATACAGATAATCCCAAGGTATCCACAGACGAAAATGGTCGCTTTCCCTATGCCTATAAATACGGAAGGAGTGCCGGGGAGGTCCAAGAATATGTAAAAGTGGTGCCATTTGCACCTTCCAATATACCAGCGGAAACCGTTGATCGGCTTTCAGGTTCGATCCCAGCGACTTTTCAGCTAATACCCGCGCTAAATTCAGAAGAGAAAGTATTGAGTCACCATGGAGAATAG
- a CDS encoding N-acyl-D-amino-acid deacylase family protein, which produces MENRINRAIWGVLLSFLLMASCKPSVEVDVLITGGMVLDGSNALAKRMEVGITDDKISYVGAPGEHSISSQQTIDIAGLYLAPGFIDPHTHVERELSDPEQKANLRYLRQGVTTVFAGNDGSSPMPIKRKLDEWERNGIGTNAALLVGHGSVRRVVMGMEAKEANPKELKEMEEVVNKSMEEGAFGISTGLFYAPGSFANMEEVIALSKVVAKHNGIYDTHMRDEGSYNIGLMNAVRETIAIGKKSGVDVHISHIKCLGTDVWDKSPEVIKLIEKAREQGVQVTANQYPYLASRTSLKAALVPRWAEDGGYDKMVERFDDPALRDTLIAGITENLRKRGGPESLIFSDAVEAIMNGNSLGEMAKELDMNLPEATMEILRNDGGIKVISFNMKESDLERFMQQPWVMTGSDGGAGHPRQFGTFPRKMHKYVAEDKVIDLPFMVHSSSGLTAETFGVKERGFVKEGYFADLIVFDPEKVKDRATFEDPYEEAEGMEYVWVNGELVIDEGKYTGKLAGKALRK; this is translated from the coding sequence ATGGAGAATAGGATAAATCGTGCGATTTGGGGGGTGCTGCTGAGTTTTTTGCTGATGGCGTCATGCAAGCCATCGGTGGAAGTGGATGTGTTGATCACCGGAGGGATGGTGCTTGACGGCAGTAATGCTCTCGCAAAACGTATGGAAGTAGGCATTACCGATGATAAGATCAGCTATGTGGGGGCTCCCGGAGAGCATAGCATCTCCAGTCAGCAGACAATCGATATTGCTGGCTTGTACCTGGCGCCAGGGTTTATTGATCCGCATACGCATGTGGAGCGGGAGCTGTCAGATCCTGAGCAAAAGGCCAATTTGCGCTATCTGAGACAGGGAGTGACGACCGTTTTTGCAGGCAATGATGGCAGTAGCCCAATGCCCATCAAGCGGAAACTGGATGAGTGGGAGAGAAATGGCATCGGCACCAATGCAGCTTTACTCGTCGGCCATGGATCGGTAAGAAGAGTGGTCATGGGAATGGAAGCAAAAGAAGCCAATCCAAAGGAGCTAAAGGAAATGGAAGAGGTGGTCAATAAGTCGATGGAAGAGGGAGCTTTTGGGATTTCTACAGGGCTTTTTTATGCCCCGGGGAGTTTTGCAAACATGGAGGAGGTAATAGCCCTGTCCAAAGTCGTGGCCAAGCATAATGGCATTTATGATACGCATATGCGTGATGAAGGCTCTTACAATATTGGCTTGATGAATGCGGTCAGGGAAACGATTGCTATTGGAAAAAAATCTGGTGTGGATGTGCATATATCCCATATCAAATGTCTTGGTACAGACGTATGGGATAAGAGCCCCGAGGTAATCAAGCTGATAGAAAAGGCTAGGGAGCAAGGCGTCCAAGTGACGGCAAACCAATATCCCTATCTGGCGTCCAGAACTTCACTTAAAGCCGCTTTGGTGCCCCGTTGGGCAGAGGATGGAGGCTATGATAAAATGGTGGAGCGGTTTGATGATCCTGCATTACGAGATACTTTGATAGCTGGGATCACCGAGAACCTTCGCAAAAGGGGCGGCCCCGAATCGCTGATATTTTCCGATGCCGTGGAGGCCATCATGAACGGGAATAGTTTGGGCGAAATGGCCAAGGAGTTGGATATGAATTTGCCGGAGGCCACCATGGAAATCCTCAGAAATGATGGAGGTATCAAAGTGATTTCTTTTAACATGAAAGAGAGCGATTTGGAGCGGTTCATGCAGCAGCCGTGGGTGATGACAGGTTCTGATGGTGGCGCAGGACACCCGCGCCAGTTTGGTACATTCCCTCGAAAAATGCACAAGTACGTGGCGGAAGATAAGGTTATCGATCTGCCCTTTATGGTCCATAGTTCATCTGGACTTACTGCCGAGACATTTGGTGTGAAGGAAAGGGGATTTGTAAAAGAAGGGTACTTTGCCGATTTGATTGTCTTTGATCCAGAGAAGGTGAAAGATAGGGCCACCTTTGAGGATCCTTATGAGGAAGCTGAGGGGATGGAGTATGTTTGGGTAAACGGAGAACTGGTGATCGATGAAGGGAAATATACAGGTAAATTGGCAGGAAAGGCCTTGAGGAAATGA
- a CDS encoding glycoside hydrolase family 43 protein — protein sequence MKRYPFDHLTPQVLFLVTAVFLFACNAEKKEKASTKVQPKEENTYSNPLDVAFGDPYILNDGNGKYYMYGTGGGAEDGFAAYSSDNLVDWKFEGQVYRGNTEASWASKFFWAPEVYKMEGKYYMFFSAQWKVNPTNEEENFMIGVAVADSPTGPFKEMHDRPIFDPGYPIIDANVYQEDGKYYLYYSRACYKHPVESEVADWAREKGWYEEIEESWVYGVELKPDFSGVIGEPVLCLRPPLKMDDAQAEWESRSVTKQEINRRWTEGSVIFKHDDTYYIMYSSNYYAGQHYAVGYATGKSPLGPFTKASNNPVLELNTHKGGEVTGTGHNNIVFLDNGEMYCVYHGRTKESGQDRVVFLDKMEIKEDGTLVVHGPTTSAQPVPLKK from the coding sequence ATGAAGCGTTACCCATTTGACCACTTGACTCCACAAGTTCTTTTCCTTGTGACGGCTGTTTTTCTTTTTGCTTGTAATGCAGAAAAGAAAGAAAAAGCGTCTACAAAAGTGCAACCAAAGGAAGAAAATACCTATAGCAACCCCTTGGATGTCGCTTTCGGAGATCCTTATATTCTCAATGATGGTAATGGTAAGTACTATATGTATGGTACCGGTGGAGGTGCGGAAGATGGTTTTGCGGCCTACTCGTCAGATAACCTGGTGGACTGGAAGTTTGAAGGACAAGTTTACCGCGGTAATACGGAAGCGTCTTGGGCATCGAAATTCTTTTGGGCACCGGAAGTTTATAAGATGGAAGGGAAGTATTACATGTTTTTTAGTGCCCAGTGGAAGGTTAACCCTACTAATGAAGAGGAAAATTTCATGATTGGAGTGGCAGTAGCAGATAGCCCGACAGGCCCATTTAAAGAAATGCATGACCGCCCGATCTTTGATCCCGGGTATCCCATCATCGACGCCAATGTGTATCAGGAAGACGGAAAATATTACCTCTATTATTCCAGGGCTTGTTACAAGCATCCTGTAGAAAGTGAAGTGGCCGATTGGGCGCGGGAAAAGGGTTGGTATGAAGAGATAGAGGAGAGCTGGGTGTATGGGGTGGAACTGAAGCCTGATTTTTCCGGTGTTATCGGAGAACCAGTGCTGTGCTTGCGGCCTCCATTAAAAATGGATGATGCACAGGCAGAGTGGGAGAGTAGATCCGTGACCAAGCAGGAAATCAACCGACGGTGGACTGAAGGGTCAGTGATTTTTAAACATGATGATACCTATTACATCATGTATTCCAGTAATTATTATGCAGGTCAGCATTATGCCGTTGGCTATGCTACTGGAAAAAGCCCCCTGGGGCCATTTACCAAGGCAAGTAACAATCCTGTGCTGGAGCTTAATACCCATAAAGGAGGCGAGGTTACCGGAACCGGACATAACAATATTGTCTTTTTGGATAATGGAGAGATGTACTGTGTCTACCATGGGCGCACCAAGGAATCCGGACAGGATAGGGTAGTGTTCTTGGACAAAATGGAAATCAAAGAGGATGGAACCTTGGTCGTTCATGGCCCCACGACCAGTGCCCAGCCAGTGCCTTTAAAGAAATAG